The genomic interval GGAAAGCCCCGGTCCGCCTGCCTCACGCCCGAAGATCGAAGCAATGAACACGATGGCCCCGCCGCCCTGCTGCTTCATGACCGGAATCACGGCCCGGGCGCAGCGCAGATGCGCCCGCAGGTTGAGCTCGATCAACGCCGACCAGTCGTCCTCGGAGGTCTCCTCGAAATAGCCCCGGCGGTTGCCTCCGGCATTGCCCACCAGGATGTCCACCCGACCGAAGTGCTCAAGAGCGGTCTGTACCAGTTGCGTGCCGGCTTCCGGCTGCGTCACGTCCAGCGTGATCGCCACGACTTCGGCCCCCTGCTCCCGGAGCATGTCGGCGGTGGCCTCCAGCGCTTCGGCACCCCGCGCACAGATGACCAGCCGGCATCCTTCGGCGGCCAGACTCCGGGCGATCCCCTGGCCGATTCCCCGGCTGGCACCCGTCACAATCGCTACTTTTCCGTGTAAACCCAGATCCATTGTCTCATCGACTTGCTTTCCTGCGGAAGCTACTGCATATTTTCTGCGATGCG from Rhodothermus marinus carries:
- a CDS encoding SDR family NAD(P)-dependent oxidoreductase, which encodes MDLGLHGKVAIVTGASRGIGQGIARSLAAEGCRLVICARGAEALEATADMLREQGAEVVAITLDVTQPEAGTQLVQTALEHFGRVDILVGNAGGNRRGYFEETSEDDWSALIELNLRAHLRCARAVIPVMKQQGGGAIVFIASIFGREAGGPGLSIYNSTKSALISAAKILALELAPHNIRVNTVAPGSIRFPGGSWDRRMREDPEGTRQFIAQNIPMGRFGTVEEVADVVTFLVSERARWVTGACINVDGGQSRSLI